One Fusarium falciforme chromosome 1, complete sequence genomic window carries:
- a CDS encoding Zn(2)-C6 fungal-type domain-containing protein — translation MDPADIFRQGFGHVGPRPNNAAFMSHPQHPMAHLQRQQHPQFRKPMPMVKNEDSSSGGDGPGGQRIAHTLTACCRCRQRKTRCDPNLPRCLPCERSGSICEYLDAAKGRKINRHYVIKLQDTVRQLEAELSQYTDEENEYPGSNEDMVRPGGMVRLNGGDETPRYLGPSSGIAMTRLLMEQAKAYTDSKRISDLIPSVRTQPNRMQSIQMTGPTANSRRKSYPMISQHPAENLPTRAIMDKLLEVFKQKAQLFWPALHEKDLEQDVDAVYNGDNDPYRLFIVRMVVAISLQKPGTLYAGLADSYYLAAMQNFEDVLQTKDLKTLQCLVLLGQYSLLTPTRIPIYYVIGLATRICQQEGLASEKTISPGYNLSAKTIDMRRRLIWTVAAMEYGLAHSMGRPNSFATGDDRLDVDFFATVDDEYITDQGIQPGPPSERKLVAIHFYKMRMCQAEIRRTLYEKKKPDPRNDQHPWFARVEQMNQDWLDNSPTSPSWCKSWFTGRYHQMRIFMYRPSPQIPKPSPRAAKICFESSAIMIKLNAKQMEGGGDISWVFLLTVNMSLNTLLWTVSYPEVRQAHPRKEVEELVDISMEVLQGCAERWPGTASASQLYSIFSKACLQSYDARPTTGQPGGFFTTPPSFADPSSPPDAFSQPNPQQAPFLNPPQFSHVFNSPPEAMNSFAFDPNYPPPQPTFRSNSIFFNPASGEPTGRRFSYFPPDYMQTGEAAPDDPTPPATTTPEQHMASPPDHVSDQLPTPPDSVPTGNMTTPTPSTALSPPNTMTAQPTPIMQHASPMVVPLGPVQNMSPQVKIEPSQGVPTFTVPPVTQTQAAPEQRPLPTLSDPNLWFSPPAPLISPYTFANMSNSFINNGMGNTGNYSDMSGAGLGLQNFGTNNVAPPQFDYGFGRQGSLTQSQQMELMNVLETEGMGDIDAFLNGGDIPNNNRWY, via the exons ATGGACCCGGCGGACATCTTTCGACAAGGCTTTGGCCATGTCGGTCCTCGCCCGAACAACGCCGCCTTCATGAGCCACCCACAGCATCCCATGGCGCATCTGCAGAGGCAGCAACACCCACAGTTCAGAAAGCCCATGCCCATGGTCAAGAATGAGGACTCGTCATCGGGTGGCGACGGCCCCGGCGGCCAGCGCATTGCTCATACTCTGACAGCCTGCTGTCGCTGTCGGCAG AGAAAAACTCGATGCGATCCTAATCTACCGCGCTGTCTGCCCTGCGAAAGGTCTGGATCGATTTGCGAATATCTGGATGCAGCCAAGGGTCGCAAGATCAACCGCCACTATGTCATCAAGCTGCAGGACACTGTTAGACAactcgaggccgagctcaGCCAATATACCGACGAAGAGAACGAATACCCCGGGAGTAACGAAGATATGGTGCGCCCAGGCGGAATGGTTCGCCTCAACGGCGGTGACGAAACCCCTCGATATCTAGGACCTAGCAGTGGCATCGCCATGACGCGCCTGCTGATGGAACAAGCCAAAGCATACACAGATTCCAAGCGCATCTCGGATCTGATCCCCAGCGTTCGTACCCAGCCGAACCGTATGCAGTCCATTCAGATGACCGGACCGACTGCCAACAGTAGGAGGAAGAGCTACCCCATGATTAGCCAACACCCCGCGGAGAACCTACCGACGAGGGCTATCATGGATAAGCTGCTAGAGGTTTTCAAACAAAAAG CTCAACTCTTCTGGCCTGCTTTGCACGAGAAGGACCTCGAGCAAGACGTCGATGCAGTCTACAACGGCGATAACGACCCCTACCGACTTTTCATCGTTCGCATGGTTGTCGCAATTAGCTTGCAGAAACCGGGAACTCTATATGCCGGTTTGGCCGACAGCTACTACTTGGCTGCAATGCAAAATTTTGAGGACGTCCTTCAGACAAAGGACCTCAAGACATTGCAATGCCTTGTTCTGCTCGGGCAATACTCGCTCCTCACCCCGACAAGAATCCCTATTTACTATGTTATTGGTCTTGCGACCAGGATATGCCAGCAGGAAGGCTTGGCAAGCGAGAAGACCATCAGCCCCGGTTACAACCTGAGTGCCAAAACGATTGACATGCGACGACGGTTAATATGGACAGTTGCCGCTATGGAGTACGGCCTGGCGCACAGCATGGGCAGACCTAATAGTTTCGCAACCGGGGACGACCGCCTGGACGTGGATTTCTTTGCGACTGTCGACGACGAGTACATCACCGATCAGGGGATCCAACCCGGCCCACCCAGCGAACGCAAGCTTGTGGCTATTCACTTCTACAAGATGAGAATGTGCCAGGCGGAAATTCGAAGGACGTTgtacgagaagaagaagcccgacCCTAGGAATGACCAGCACCCCTGGTTTGCGAGAGTTGAGCAGATGAATCAAGATTGGCTCGATAATTCGCCGACGAGCCCAAGCTGGTGCAAGTCATG GTTTACTGGCCGATATCACCAGATGCGCATCTTCATGTACAGGCCATCTCCCCAAATACCAAAACCCTCACCTCGCGCCGCCAAGATCTGCTTCGAAAGCTCAGCCATTATGATCAAGTTGAATGCCAAGCAGATGGAAGGCGGAGGAGATATCAGCTGGGTGTTCCTCTTGACTGTCAATATGTCTCTCAACACACTGCTCTGGACCGTGTCATACCCAGAGGTTCGACAGGCGCACCCTCGAAAGGAGGTGGAAGAGCTCGTCGACATCTCGATGGAAGTTTTGCAAGGCTGCGCAGAGCGATGGCCTGGAACCGCATCTGCCTCGCAGCTGTACTCTATCTTCTCCAAAGCCTGTCTACAGAGTTACGACGCACGCCCTACGACAGGACAGCCCGGTGGCTTCTTCACGACACCCCCATCGTTTGCTGATCCCAGTTCGCCGCCCGATGCTTTCTCCCAGCCAAACCCCCAACAGGCTCCCTTCCTCAACCCGCCCCAGTTCAGCCATGTCTTCAACTCTCCGCCGGAGGCGATGAATTCGTTCGCATTCGACCCCAACTACCCGCCGCCGCAGCCAACTTTCCGATCCAACTCAATCTTCTTCAACCCTGCTAGTGGGGAGCCAACAGGCCGGAGGTTTTCGTACTTTCCTCCTGATTATATGCAGACCGGCGAGGCAGCTCCGGATGATCCAACACCACCGGCTACTACCACCCCTGAGCAGCATATGGCATCGCCTCCGGACCATGTGTCGGATCAACTTCCCACGCCCCCTGATTCTGTACCGACTGGCAACATGACGACCCCGACACCTAGCACGGCACTGTCGCCCCCAAACACCATGACTGCGCAACCCACTCCCATCATGCAACACGCATCTCCAATGGTGGTTCCGCTAGGACCTGTGCAGAACATGTCTCCCCAAGTTAAGATCGAACCTTCCCAGGGTGTACCGACCTTCACCGTCCCGCCAGTGACACAGACACAAGCTGCCCCTGAACAGCGGCCTCTGCCGACACTGAGTGATCCCAACCTGTGGTTCTCCCCACCAGCGCCTCTCATCTCACCATATACCTTTGCCAACATGAGCAacagcttcatcaacaacggAATGGGCAACACAGGCAACTACAGTGACATGTCAGGGGCCGGTCTTGGACTGCAAAATTTCGGGACCAACAATGTTGCGCCTCCTCAGTTTGACTACGGCTTTGGTCGCCAAGGCAGCCTTACACAGTCACAACAGATGGAGCTAATGAACGTGCTCGAGACGGAGGGCATGGGCGACATCGACGCGTTCCTCAACGGGGGCGACATACCAAACAACAACAGATGGTACTGA
- a CDS encoding Zn(2)-C6 fungal-type domain-containing protein, translating to MPRTSFSHNPLLRVSRPVSACSRCRTAKVKCDGKLPACTACEKAGRASECSAANDQFARGKERSYVAALELRIEKLERRLQYAKSRKASVALHDPDTALNIQPMDRRDSLAAIRAAVYRKAARKKENSDVNSLVSDFGFLSVNATTRDFEPISTNMTFARLVLAATTNDALPESPESRLPPRHIAQGIVQHYIENVHSMYPCVAEMSLLTAIDDLYQQDDRAIRDSDCWMVWMVLAIGSAVQSQRNQDEHYRNGVEYVTRAMSYADGALAPGYVTQIQSLLLLTQYAMLDPAHFDSWHLIGFTARAIVDLGFHQDPPQSAVSDKTALDMRRRIFYCVYALDRSISMVHARTFSFTDDTINVAYPAAAPRRSSNTGGILGQPAADPAKLLFELRRAQSHWYQVLYQSGSTPLPDPISYIWRVCLDMREWQETLPTDLPINIRQLFEQELRYSYVYCIAPSARAPRITDYNRILIFEHSMAYLDSVHRIAHQSENTGFCTYHDVLRVFFMANQFLAVLKDAEDMLLSGVPVPIPIPPPGAAPPPPLPRRLQPQGLNGEDNLDRSLQCLEKVSQTLDAYAERWADASTWQENFARASKELVERLRRRREMRDAAREQRQMQYQSGGTPPQHQGGLQMQNPQQPKEMRWVGVDVGHMMRGGLPPQ from the exons ATGCCCCGCACTAGCTTCTCTCACAATCCTCTTTTGAGGGTCTCACGGCCTGTCTCGGCTTGCTCCCGAT GCCGCACTGCAAAAGTCAAG TGTGATGGTAAGCTGCCTGCCTGCACAGCCTGTGAGAAGGCTGGCCGTGCGAGTGAATGTTCGGCAGCGAATGACCAATTTGCTAGGGGCAAGGAAAGAAG CTATGTGGCAGCACTCGAGTTACGGATTGAGAAACTCGAAAGAAGGCTTCAATATGCCAAGTCACGTAAGGCATCGGTTGCCTTGCATGATCCTGACACGGCTCTTAATATCCAGCCAATGGATAGAAGGGATTCCCTGGCCGCCATCCGCGCTGCCGTATATCGCAAGGCGGCGCGGAAGAAGGAGAATTCTGATGTCAATTCGCTCGTATCAGACTTTGGTTTTCT TTCTGTTAATGCCACGACACGAGATTTTGAGCCTATATCGACAAATATGACATTTGCGAGACTGGTTTTGGCAGCCACCACGAATGATGCCCTTCCAGAGTCGCCTGAATCTCGGTTGCCCCCTAGACATATCGCCCAGGGAATTGTTCAGCATTATATCGAAAACGTCCATTCGATGTATCCTTGCGTTGCCGAGATGTCCCTTCTGACGGCCATCGATGATCTCTACCAGCAAGACGATCGGGCGATTAGGGATTCCGACTGCTGGATGGTATGGATGGTTCTTGCCATTGGCAGTGCCGTCCAAAGCCAACGAAATCAAGACGAGCACTACCGCAACGGCGTCGAATACGTCACTCGAGCGATGAGTTATGCTGACGGCGCCCTCGCCCCTGGATATGTGACGCAGATCCAGTCTCTGCTTCTACTCACACAGTATGCGATGCTGGACCCTGCACATTTTGACAGCTGGCACCTGATAGGGTTCACAGCACGGGCAATCGTCGACCTCGGCTTCCACCAAGACCCTCCCCAGTCTGCTGTCTCTGATAAAACAGCTCTTGATATGCGAAGGAGGATATTCTACTGTGTATATGCCCTTGATCG TTCCATCAGCATGGTTCATGCGCGGACATTCTCATTCACCGATGATACTATCAATGTCGCGTACCCTGCAGCAGCCCCACGAAGGTCGTCAAATACAGGGGGCATTTTAGGGCAACCGGCTGCTGATCCTGCAAAGCTGCTCTTTGAGCTTCGACGAGCTCAGTCCCATTGGTACCAAGTGTTGTACCAATCCGGATCGACGCCCCTCCCGGATCCAATTTCGTATATATGGAGGGTATGTCTTGACATGCGAGAGTGGCAAGAGACTCTTCCAACCGATCTTCCCATCAACATCCGGCAGTTATTCGAGCAGGAGTTGAGATATAGCTATGTATACTGCATTGCTCCTTCGGCCAGGGCGCCGCGTATCACGGATTATAATCGCATCCTCATATTTGAGCACTCGATGGCATATCTCGACAGCGTTCACCGAATTGCCCACCAGAGTGAGAATACCGGATTCTGCACATACCATGACGTGCTGAGGGTCTTTTTTATGGCCAATCAGTTCCTCGCCGTATTGAAGGACGCAGAAGACATGCTCCTGTCAGGAGTGCCGGTACCGATACCGATACCACCGCCGGGCGCGGCACCGCCCCCACCCCTGCCAAGACGACTGCAGCCGCAGGGGCTCAATGGAGAGGACAACTTGGACCGCAGCCTACAATGTCTAGAGAAGGTTTCACAAACGTTGGACGCATATGCAGAGCGATGGGCGGATGCATCGACATGGCAGGAAAATTTTGCAAGGGCATCTAAGGAGCTGGTAGAGCGACTCAGGAGGCGAAGGGAGATGCGCGATGCGGCAAGGGAGCAACGCCAGATGCAGTACCAGAGCGGAGGGACGCCGCCGCAACATCAAGGTGGTTTACAGATGCAGAATCCACAGCAACCTAAGGAAATGCGGTGGGTGGGGGTTGACGTTGGGCACATGATGCGAGGAGGTCTTCCTCCACAATGA